A region from the Lutra lutra chromosome 1, mLutLut1.2, whole genome shotgun sequence genome encodes:
- the YJU2 gene encoding splicing factor YJU2 isoform X2, whose product MSERKVLNKYYPPDFDPSKIPKLKLPKDRQYVVRLMAPFNMRCKTCGEYIYKGKKFNARKETVQNEAYLGLPIFRFYIKCTRCLAEITFKTDPENTDYTMEHGATRNFQAEKLLEEEEKRVQKEREDEELNNPMKVLENRTKDSKLEMEVLENLQELKDLNQRQAHVDFEAMLRQHRLSEDERQKQEQEEDERETAALVEEARRRRLLEDSDSEEEAVAPAPPRLALRPRPTAILEEAPKAKRKAESWERSVGTLDSRPQLSGLVVVKKTDLGCSTRQGLASPTSQEPVRSSKAADRAPQLPGTSSLSQLGAYSDSEDSSGSN is encoded by the exons ATGTCGGAGCGAAAAGTTTTAAAC AAATACTACCCGCCCGACTTTGACCCGTCGAAGATCCCCAAACTCAAGCTCCCCAAGGATCGGCAGTACGTGGTGCGGCTGATGGCTCCCTTCAACATGAG GTGTAAGACGTGCGGAGAGTACATCTACAAGGGCAAGAAGTTCAATGCGCGCAAGGAGACGGTGCAGAACGAGGCCTACCTGGGCCTGCCCATCTTCCGCTTCTACATCAAGTGCACGCGGTGCCTGGCAGAGATCACCTTCAAG ACGGACCCCGAGAACACCGACTACACCATGGAGCACGGAGCCACACGGAACTTCCAGGCGGAGaagctcctggaggaggaggagaagagggtaCAGAAGGAGCGGGAGGACGAGGAGCTCAACAACCCCATGAAG GTGCTGGAGAACCGGACCAAGGACTCAAAGCTGGAGATGGAGGTTCTGGAGAACCTGCAGGAGCTCAAGGACCTGAACCAGCGGCAGGCCCACGTGGACTTCGAGGCCATGCTGCGGCAGCACCGGCTGTCAGAGGACGAGCGgcagaagcaggagcaggaggaggacgAGCGCGAGACGGC GGCCTTGGTGGAGGAGGCGCGCAGACGCCGGCTGCTGGAGGACTCTGACTCGGAGGAGGAGGCGGTGGCTCCTGCCCCACCGCGGCTGGCCCTCCGGCCCAGGCCCACCGccatcctggaggag gcccCAAAAGCCAAGAGGAAGGCGGAAAGCTGGGAACGGAGTGTCGGCACCCTTGACAGCAGGCCCCAGCTATCGGGCCTAGTCGTGGTGAAGAAAACAGACCTGGGTTGCAGCACCCGGCAGGGCCTGGCTTCGCCCACCTCGCAGG aGCCCGTGCGGAGCAGCAAAGCAGCTGACCGTGCACCCCAGTTGCCGGGCACCTCCTCCCTGAGCCAGCTGGGGGCCTACTCGGACAGCGAGGACAGCAGCGGCAGCAACTGA
- the YJU2 gene encoding splicing factor YJU2 isoform X1, whose protein sequence is MRSAGLLSGLECWKLRGGESPRLPVSFQETPSPMCGHLLAGKYYPPDFDPSKIPKLKLPKDRQYVVRLMAPFNMRCKTCGEYIYKGKKFNARKETVQNEAYLGLPIFRFYIKCTRCLAEITFKTDPENTDYTMEHGATRNFQAEKLLEEEEKRVQKEREDEELNNPMKVLENRTKDSKLEMEVLENLQELKDLNQRQAHVDFEAMLRQHRLSEDERQKQEQEEDERETAALVEEARRRRLLEDSDSEEEAVAPAPPRLALRPRPTAILEEAPKAKRKAESWERSVGTLDSRPQLSGLVVVKKTDLGCSTRQGLASPTSQEPVRSSKAADRAPQLPGTSSLSQLGAYSDSEDSSGSN, encoded by the exons ATGCGGAGCGCCGGCCTCCTCTCGGGTCTAGAATGTTGGAAGCTGCGAGGCGGTGAGAGccccaggctccctgtgagctTCCAGGAGACGCCATCTCCCATGTGTGGTCATCTCCTCGCTGGG AAATACTACCCGCCCGACTTTGACCCGTCGAAGATCCCCAAACTCAAGCTCCCCAAGGATCGGCAGTACGTGGTGCGGCTGATGGCTCCCTTCAACATGAG GTGTAAGACGTGCGGAGAGTACATCTACAAGGGCAAGAAGTTCAATGCGCGCAAGGAGACGGTGCAGAACGAGGCCTACCTGGGCCTGCCCATCTTCCGCTTCTACATCAAGTGCACGCGGTGCCTGGCAGAGATCACCTTCAAG ACGGACCCCGAGAACACCGACTACACCATGGAGCACGGAGCCACACGGAACTTCCAGGCGGAGaagctcctggaggaggaggagaagagggtaCAGAAGGAGCGGGAGGACGAGGAGCTCAACAACCCCATGAAG GTGCTGGAGAACCGGACCAAGGACTCAAAGCTGGAGATGGAGGTTCTGGAGAACCTGCAGGAGCTCAAGGACCTGAACCAGCGGCAGGCCCACGTGGACTTCGAGGCCATGCTGCGGCAGCACCGGCTGTCAGAGGACGAGCGgcagaagcaggagcaggaggaggacgAGCGCGAGACGGC GGCCTTGGTGGAGGAGGCGCGCAGACGCCGGCTGCTGGAGGACTCTGACTCGGAGGAGGAGGCGGTGGCTCCTGCCCCACCGCGGCTGGCCCTCCGGCCCAGGCCCACCGccatcctggaggag gcccCAAAAGCCAAGAGGAAGGCGGAAAGCTGGGAACGGAGTGTCGGCACCCTTGACAGCAGGCCCCAGCTATCGGGCCTAGTCGTGGTGAAGAAAACAGACCTGGGTTGCAGCACCCGGCAGGGCCTGGCTTCGCCCACCTCGCAGG aGCCCGTGCGGAGCAGCAAAGCAGCTGACCGTGCACCCCAGTTGCCGGGCACCTCCTCCCTGAGCCAGCTGGGGGCCTACTCGGACAGCGAGGACAGCAGCGGCAGCAACTGA